The Caenorhabditis elegans chromosome I genome includes the window atGTACCTAAGAACTTGTCTTGCATTCTGAATGCTTCCACGTTCCGGATTCCGATTTCTGAGAAAGATGAGTTCCTGTTGCTGGCCAGCCCAGAATGCACGAACACATTCTCGATTGAGCTTTatgactctgaaaatttaattctttatagaaaaaagtaagaatttttaaatctaaaatacCGCATATTCAAATGCATTTGATTGAGCATAATAATCTTATAATCATCCTGCCCATCATCATAAATATGTCTTAATGCCAATAAACTCGGCGTGTTCGCCAGAATCGCTTGCCGCCAGCCAGGATCCTGCTCGTGCGAAATGAACATTTTCGTCTGATATTCTCCAATAACCGTGTATAATCCGTCATTCTCGTCAAATTCCtcaaattgtgcaaaatgaTCTTGATGTAGTTTTAGAGCCATTTTAACAGCTGGAGACACCACACATCGGAGCATATCCATGTCAGTGAACACCCATTCGTCGCGTTGGCAAgttattctgaaaatggaaaattatttaaaacttttgaatttcgagATAAAGTCGTTCGGAAACTCGATAATTGCCGAATATTTGAATCAATAAAAAGTGCtgaatccagaatttttcaaatttaagcaGTTTGCCGAATTATCGAGTTGACTaaaatcacgtggtgtcaggatgTACCATCactgtttgatctacaaaaaatgcgggaaatcagatgagatgtatGCGTCTCAATTCCCGCATTTAATGTAGATCATGGTGCAGCCTGATACCACGTGTAAAAAGTCGTATTCCCTGAATAaagatataaattttcagctttttatgGATTGGGAGAGAATGAACATTTACTAGAGTAgaaatgaagtttttttcaaaaatttcgaactcGAAAATAGCCGAAAAACTTCCGAAATCTTGGTTCGCacgatttttccattttttaccTAAAATCTCCTTTGAACAATGAGTGAAGTCCATAAAGAAATGATTCAGCTGCACTTGAATGTCTATTGAAAGATGCTGTTCCAAGAGATCTTCGAGCAACTAGTGATAGCAGAAAACATAGTGTTACAGCTTCTTCAtgatcactgaaaattaattctttttttttaaataaataatttttattttcaagtaaCTAACTATTTATCTTCCTGCACACACTCCCCTCGTTTTTCAATACAATACATAATCCACGGCAGGTACATACTTTTGAAGCTACTTCTAGAAATTCCCGATTCAACAGTATCATAGTCTTCATCATTTGTAGAACAGAATATTGAATCAACGTCCGTGTAACGGGGATTCTCAATAACTGAACGAATAGCCGTTTGAACTGTATCATCACGAAGCCATTGACGAAATTTAGTTGAGGTGAAAGTGTAGTAAATGATGCATTTGATGTAGAGAGTCACGAGGAGACGACGGAGTTCgtgaacctgaaaatttgaatattttgtatttctttcttcaaaaatggcCTGATAGtgaattcatgaaaaactgcatcaaatttgaaaattgtctgtTGATATTAGTAAATCATAAACTCTTGCTGTTCAAGagtgtttcgattttttcggaaaattgaaaagtgtaatcgaaaattttaatttttgatcattcaaaaaatatgaaatttttgggcatttttctTCTGTTCACAATACAAATTTCTTATTATTTCTCTCATCGATATAAACACACTTTaatgaaattctaattttttttgttaattttccggatagaaaattttttttgccagaaaaaaaccaaaaaaaaaatcgatttttgcttgaaaaaataacttaaaaatatttttcggaaaaaaaaatgttttttggcaaaattgaaaactatatatttcaattaaaaaatcttagaaaattatttttaagtactaaaatctaaaaatttaccTGCAACAAATTGACAGCAGAATTATCAGAGATACTGTATCCATCAATGATATACTTTCCGGATACAACTTCCCATGCCAACCATCTCAAGTTCCATGCAGTATTGAACGAGAGGAAACCAGGAAGGGAGCCAGGCGAGCAACAACAGAATCCACTGCCATCTCGAATATCTTCAGTAATTGCTTCAACTTCTCGTTGGTGACAGTATGTTCCACGGAATTCGAGTCCTCGTAGTTGAAATGTCACAAATCCATTTCCAACTTCAATGATGTGAACGAGCGAGTTTAGGTAGAAACTGGAAATAATTCGGAATTTAAGAAACATTTCAGTGATTACTCTTACCTTGCCAAAACAAAACAATCTCCCGGTTGAACACTAGTAGCCCATCGTCCCATTGCCAGATCACCAGCAAGACTTTTCTGAAGAGATCTTGTCAAGTGTTCATAGAATACTGCATTCAAATTGCTATCATCAAGCATCGGACCTCGATCAATTTGAGATGAAAGTCTCATTGTTGATGCATCAGTTCGTTTTGTATTGTAGTCTTTCTCCCAGAACTTAACAGGACGGACGTAGGAAGAGGTGAAGAATGAGGAACCTGCAATTAAAAGTCTttagagttttaaaaataattgaaaattgtgctCACCTAGGAATGGATTAAGCGGGGCACTGATAATACTTGAAATGACAGTTTGAATGGCAATCAATGCAGAATGAGGTACTGAGAATGGTTGTGCAAATGCGTGGAATGCACTTCCCCAGCTAATCTGCCATGGTGCGACGTAGGCCAAAATGAAAGCAATCTTCAGATAAAGCTCCACAACTTTTGGAAATACGGACACGCAAATGTACATGATGATTGGAAGAAGATTCCAGGAGGTTAAAgactgcaaaaattaaaaatattaaattgttgaaaatccAGGAACAGGCATACTTTCCCATTATACTCGATATCAATGACCTTTTTGAGATCAAAAGCGGCGGCTAGACAGGCAACAGCGACGGGAATATACATTAATTGTGGCTGAGAGAAGCCACCACGAAGAAGGCGAAGGCAGATGAGTGGAATAATGATCCATGGGGCAGGTACCGCCCAATTGTTTTCAGTTACCATTGAAATGATTAATAGTGGATacacctgaaaattggattaatCACTTATTTAAATGATCTCAAGAAATCATACAATATTCCTTTCAATCGCCACCATCCACAAGTGAATCGCCTCGAAATACATCAATTTTGCAGCGTCAGGTGATTCGAATTGTCGATGTTCAGCTGATTTTAATAGTGGAGATGAGACTGTTCGCCATGGTGTATGAGATCGAAATTGTGGATACAGGTAGTGATTGAGGACTCCGAGGCATACACAGACTCCTGATATGGCAcgctggaaaaataaataatttgattcgaatttttcgaagaacGAGCTCACAGTAAAATATGGCTCTGTTGCAGTGAATAACGATGTTGAATGCAATCCAAAAAAGAATGCaaccagaaaaatcgagaatatCAAATCATATCTGGCACGTTCTCCCACTGTTTTTCGCACCATTTTCGGCATTTCATCTCGAGCCGTGGAAATTGATGGAGCATTTGCTGCGTCTTCATCTTCTTGTTCAGAATCCAAATGTTTTCTGAATGGAGAAGTGATAATGTCGAATAGAATGACCATTAGATTCTGATTAGATGACATTCTTGACAGAAGGTATGATACAGCGACGCTAGTGGCAACGAATGTTGAGAAAAGTGGATTTTGTGTAGATGTAGGTGAGAATGTGTACGCGACTCGGCATCTGGAATATgtccatttgaaaattggaaataaatattggaaattaaaCTTACAGTACGCAAAGAGCCACATAGAAAACTGAGCTCTTGATCAGTTGAACACAAGCTGAGAAGACACTGAACGAAGCTGTTCCACCGAAAATGTGCATTTCAATTTGCTCAGCAACATGATGAGCCAATGTATTAAACTGTGGAAGCCATCCAAGTGTAAAAGCCactggaagaagaagaatgagAATTGAAAGAAGATCTCGAACAGCTATCAGAATtgctgatgacgtcatcatgtGTAATCTGAATTTAGAGAAATGTagaaattatcaataaaacaccaaaaaagttaATCTCTTCTAACCGAAAAGGATTCCAATTCCATGCCAATTCTTCCGGATTCTCATCGATTTCTTTTCCCCCAGCAACTTGATGAATGTACAGTAATCCCATTGCCATAATGCAGAAATATATCGGACGATTGTAGCTTGCAACCCAGTTGAACCCGTGAATTGGAGATGAAGCATCCGGTTGAACACTTTTGAGCAATGAGAATTGAGCAGAAGCGACGACAAAACAGAATGCAACAAGTGAATAATCATAGAAAATACGAGCATCAATTAGAAGAACGGCAAGAAGTGCAACGATTGTGGCAAGTACGATGTCGAAAAGAAGCGACCAAATTGTATGATTCCGATCAAAAAGTCGATCAACACTCATTCGATCGACTttcaaattgaagtttttctgaGCTTTCGGGAACATTTTCATCGGATAGTAATAGCTTTTACGGACGTTTGAAGAAGCTCGACGATCTAGATCTGAAAATAGaggatttcatttttatagGACAGAATTGACCAACTTGTGATAGGCAGACTCGGCATTTCTGGACCGAAATTCCGTCGACTATGcgtattttcaattaattccaTTATCTGCTCCATTTGCCACATACTATCAGCCGATCGATCATCTCCATCTCGAACTGTATTTCGTAAACGGGATCCGTTTGAGGAGAAACATACCATTTGGCTACCACGAGCAGATCTATAATTGTATTGTTTTAAATCTAATTAGAatgattttgatttaattttgacCGAGAAAACTCACGAAGCTCTGGTTGCACCAGTTCCACTTGGAGCATGAAATACACTAGATGGAAGTGTTGGCATATATGTACTCGATTCATTACTTGAACTTGAAAGTGCTCGTTCTCGACGTGTTAATGGCAATTGTACAGTCTGTGTTTGACTATTGCTCGTAGAAGGTAAAACTGTAACAGAAGAAGCAGCTGCAGCAGCCGAAGTACTTGGCTGTTTCCCATCATCTTCATCCGATGTCTTCTCTCCTTTTTCATCTTCAGTCGAATCATACATACTTTCTGGAAGAACTTCCAACTCTGCCGGTGGAAACAGTTTTCGAGCAGATTCCGGattcttttctctttctcgATGTATCAATTCGAGAACGGCTCGACCGGATCCCAAAGGTTGAGCTGTTCCAACACCCGCTGAAATTAGATGTGATTATTCTAAATcgaaaagattttaaaaattacaattttcatcaaaagtaTACGTCCACCAATTACCATCTTCATCCTGAAATGTGTGAACAGCTCCTTGTGATGTATCTTCGTGTCCTTGTGCAATATGATGTTGACTTGAAGAAACAACTTGTGAATGGGAATGCCAGTCAATAAATGAATTTGAGcgactgaaaaatatattcttgaTTGTGTgatggaaattaatttaataaaatatccaaaatagtctgaaaatccaaaaaataccacaaaaggagaatgaaaaatccaatttttccaatcatCAGAACCAATCATCAGAAGAAGTAAGCGGAGTtcgaagacgctgattggttgggATGCGAGCGGAATAGAGACCACGGAAAGAAAATCTACAATAAGAGGATCTACAAAACCAATACTTCTTTTTGTAGATCTCGTTTGCGTAGATCCTCATATTCTAGATCTTCTTTCCGTGTTCCCCTCTGTCGACTTCCGAACCAGGGctgggaattttttggtttttttgttttttggtattttgacgaaaaatcgatttttttggttttttgggaccaaaaaatccaaaaaaaaatgtttaccgTGTCTAGCattaaaacatgtattttaacacagttgtgacgtcataaatgtattttaatacattttgaaacattacttgaataaccccattaaaaatcaacttcagcatcaaaaattttttggtttttttggattttcgaaaatttcaatttttttgttttttgattttttggtttttcaaaaacttcaatttttggttttttgttttttggtccaaaaaatttttttggtcccagccCTGTTCCGAACCGATCAGAATCTCCGAACTCCACTTATTTTGTCTGATTGGTTGCAAAATGGGCACAGCGAGGTGATTGGTTTGAAGGTttcattttggagaaaattcaaacacggtttaaaaattgttggatttttcgttctcactcgattttttttcttttttttcggtatttctgaatttcagactattttgaGTGTATATAAACGTACGCTGCACTTCTCAAGACATGCGGTACTGCAAATATTCCATGTGCCACACGATCCGAATTCTGATGTGCTGTCGACGTTGATGGCCCGGCAGACGTACTCGGTGGCAGTGGAGCAAGCTCAACCGGGGCAGAATCATGAGATTCTGAACTCGGGCGGCCTCTTCCCAATCGACTCATGCGAACATTTTCAATAGCATCTAGGGTTTCGGGATGTTTATCAATTAAATCTTCAAGAAATTTCGTGATTTCTCCACGAATGTCTGCTCCATTATCAGCATCGTCTGCTGAATATCGGGAAGTTGTCGGACGATCCACGTCTCCCAGTGACACTACAACAGGTGTCCAGCCAACAGAACTTGGCATACTTCGAGAAGATTCGTGAGAATCCTGcagttttttaattatttttactcTAAATGGgcaattctttaaaattttctgtaaaataattttctagcagttaaaattttcttgaaattacaatttttgcagttttacaGCGtctttaaattgatttttgatttaattttttatgtattttatgTCGCTTTAGGCACATCTTCGATAGTTGGGGAATCTCGATATTTCTGCCCCAAaactacggtacccggtctcgacacgacactTTTTCTTAAATACAAAAgggtgtgtgcctttaaaaagtaacGATTGGTACCGCTTAAGTATCATCGATTGTTTTAATAGTTTTGCGAAATATATTcatgtatttgaaaaaaattgatgtaaaaataaaaacatctgaattcaaacaaaattgatggaatttcgacaaaatttagaagttacagtactctttaaaggtgcacaaatttttaaactatgaatttatgaaatttccaCGATTGATTTCCTATCATTTGTCTATCTCTTTTCccattgaaatataaaaatttctgataaatttatatttttctccttatttttcgaaaatttttactactttcaattgttaaaaattctcTAATACAACATCGAAAAAGTAAGTGTGACTgataaaatttcgttttttttttaatttcaagagacataaaagtcaatttttgaagatatttaaggccaaaaaaatgtacttttttcatcaaattcccAGCAAAAACAGCTGGAGAACCGGCTCTTCGtgtatattttctttttcgattaGTTGCTCCAGTTGAAGATCTTCTCCGTGATTGACGTCTACTACTTGATGGTAATGCTGAAGATGTGGATGGCATATCATCATCTTCCTCATCTTCGTCCTCTTCTTCAACGccttcttgaattttttgaatgtttcgaTACTTTTCTCGAATCTTTTCGTGATAATGATCCAGCTGCTCAtcagtttttccttttttccgaATCGTTGGATCAGAACTTCTTCTTTCTGAAGATGTTGAAGGTCCTGTtgattcttgattttcaagttGTCTTCTAAGATTTGAAGGCACTGATCTCTTCCGTTTCGGTGTCACAATTGTTGGCGGAGATGTTGATCTACTACGAATATTCGGTTGTTCATCCTCGTACACCACTTTCATCGGACTTGAACGTTGTCTTCGTGTTGATGAAGTTGGCTCACTTTCAGTCTCAGTTGATTCATCTTCAATtgtatttaaaacttttcgtACTTCAGCAAGAGCAGTTGCATTTACAGATGTGGTAGAGGAATTGGAGATGACTGGAATTGTCTTCTTATTCATTTATAGTTGTCAGTTAGTTGTGTTCTTGTGATAAAATCGGTTGAACTTTAAGGCGGAGTAgagccaaaaaataatttttttcgctttaaAAGACAGAAAATAGATTGGaatgaccgaatataactgtaaaacttcattttgatttttttttgaataatttcaatattgtCTGGGCtttctcggattttttttcttatgtgacattttttattgaaaaaacactAATACCATAGTCctggttgaaaatttgaccaaCTAGACtcgataataatttttttttaatttaaattcactttttcccgttttaaagtgaatttcaataataatttcaatttaaagcGAAAGTTGTGAATTGAAAATactcattttttcgaataaaattttttttaaacatttcagtattctaaaataaatttacggTCTATTTTCTGACATTTAAAGCAAATTTCTTTGACTCTACTCCACTTTCAAGTTTCTATGTAATTGTGAATAAGgaatttcgaacaaaaactgaattattAGAAGAAACACAACATTCACACAAAACACATTATAATCTAAAATaggaaatatatatttaaaaacacaataaaCTGACAGCTGAAAACGAACAAGAAGCTacgctttttaaaaatggaagaatatgAACCTCGGCCATGTGTCCATttgtgtactccccgaggacaAGTTGGATCTATTATTTGCAGAGATATTGCAGTTTTTCGCTAAAAAGCATcattttggccaatttttttcttaatttgcaCAGTGTTTTAGGTGAAAGTCgacttaaaaaacaattatttcacgttttcggtaattttgaaatgtttgtaaATATATcgaatttcactaaaaaaaaaccagaatttatagtttttaaagaataaataaaacgattttcacaaaaaaacaagcaTTTTTGCTATAAACTGTGAAATTATTGCAAAACAATAAATGCAGCtttctcctcgaggagtacacgagctccGTAAATCGGCACTTGACCATGATAGaggtttttaaaatcattctttcatatttcaaaacagaggaaattgaaaatgcgcTTCCATAAACCAACACCATCACCTCTATCACAACTTTTaatagaattattttttctagaattaattctaaatttacgaaaccaaaaataaaaaaaatcacgacaAAACTGtgctgaaaagaagaaaaaacttaatcatttcgaaattttttaattcgtttAATACTCACCAAAATCCCAAAACTTCGAGGTAATTTGAGGAATTGGAGTTGATTGGcctgaaaaatcgttttttatcggaaaatttctCCCAATTTCCTCTCACTTTCTCTAGCAGAATCTGCGTGTCTTTCTGCTTCTAAATGTCGTCTTGCACGTGCCATATTTGCAGCAATCTCTTCTCTTACACTAGGCTCACGTCTTCCATCAAGAGCTCTTTCGGAGCCACGTAGATTATATCCCATGTCACGGAGTTCAATCATTTCAACGTCCAGTGgaggttctgaaaattggctaGTTCTGGTTTagtttttaaggtttttatgAAAACCGATGATcgaattagttgaaaaaaaaatcaaccactttcagaattttgaatacaTGTAGCATGGCagaagaaaacttttttttcgaaaaaaaaacactttttgaacatttttctgttaattaTTCGGGGTTTCttgatttataatttttttttgcaatttgattTGGAGCgtgttttccgaaattttcaggcattcAAATCAAGCAgttgttttatgattttttctatattttacacttttttaataactagaatttaaataaaaacttacgtTCTGATTCTCTGTACAATTCATCCACTGAATCATTGATTGTTCTTGTAACCACAACTGGATCTGTTGTATCAAAAATCATATGCAGATAGGCGACAACACtctgaatattaaaatatacataattttcaaacgtttctgaaatttaccTTAATAAcagtgaaaaagaaaacaataaatcCAGTATATGAAGCAGCAAATACAAGTGAGACACCTTGAGAAGCGACAAATCCAAGGATAAGGGGAAGAATAATAAGTATAAACCATACGTAGAGATGCATTGTGTTgcagaatattgaaaaacccGGTTCATAGtacctggaaaattttgaatatattggaATTTAGctaaagaaaatcaataatttaattctataaaaaaacgaagcaatttaatcaatttttagagaaactTTATGAACCtgttttcaacgaaaaaacttttttattgttttaaaatgaatactAACCATCCACCAGTGAGCGATGCCCAAATACCCTGTCGAATAACCTCGATGATGTGTGTGCCAACACTCATCGTGGCGGCTCGAGAGCTTCAGACTCCAAAATCGCTCGATTTTCTCCGGTTTTACtctgcaaaaatcgatatttctaaTGTATTTCTGGTTTTGTTCGgcagaaaactaaaaatcaatcaaaattcaaGCGAAAAggcttttcaaaaagtgaaaatcaatgaaatgtGAGCAAAAGCGAGCAagctgaaaaaacagaaaaacagaCGACaatgtacgcaaacaccgtgTGTGACGCGCATTTGCGGACtcggaaaaactttttttggcagGCACAGAAAGTGGAATATCATGCTGAAAAGatgaaaataatgataattgCAATTGGAAACAtatgtaaaaatgtttttaaaaatttttatttgaaaaattgagtatgTTTAATGCGCAACTTCGGTTTAACTTAAGgatgttcaaaaagtgaatttttattctatttaCACAGAATGACTTATTATGTATCCTCTGATGAATGTCTTGTTGTTACGGAGGAGATTTGTCTTTTCGATATgtttcctggaaattttactatttttttttcaaacttgaatcAAAAGTTGTTGTAAAAGCTTGATTTTGTTTATAAAATTACGCAACAAATTAAGATGCGTCTTGTATACAAGGTTAATAGATGAAATAAGGTATTTACAATTGAAAAGTATACAGAAAGTTTCGGAaagttccagaaatttctaattAGCTCTAGAAACTATCGAGAAATATTTGTTTGATAGGAAAAGTAACTAATATTCAGTTGAATAAACataaagttccaaaaaatattataaaactaCGAGAAAGTTGCTTTTTAGTTGTTACAATGTTTTGGAAATctacaaatcaatttttccgaaatccAAATTCTCACAACctcttctccatttttctctACATAATGACCCTCTAATACCGTTCGTCTTCCCGCTCGGGTCACTCGGAATTGAACAAGGTCGTCATGTTCAGTCACTTTCCTTTGTGTCTCGGAATCTCTTGTGTCTGTGGAAAGGAATACATATCCTCCATATTCTTGTATTATAATAAGTGGTTGTCACTGTCTCATACAGTCCACTCGTATTTCACCATATGACACCTTTATTCATATTCTTAGTTCTACTAACTTCACAAGGTAGCTTTTTTTTATCCAAGGAATATGTCTACCAACCgacagaaatttaaatttgctcCATTTTGAAACGGTATATCTCAATTCATTTTGTAGatatcaattaaaattaattacaaaactatagaaaaagaattagaaattatttcttcagttgaaatttttttcactaaacaAAAGACAACTGAGATATGAGCAACCAAAGTTGACCAATGGGATGCAGCACTGATTGAGAATGTACAGTCTACTACTTGAAAATCACTTTAGCCAATCGGAcccaaaaaaacccaaaattcaTATTGAGGCCgttcaaaaattgctcaataattgaatattttgtgGACTATCTATATATAGAACCTGTCATTTGATAGGAAACCTTATGAATGAGTCCATATAGAAAATTTCTGGAGAACTTTGAACTTGGAACAGTAGATCTTAAAATTATTCAGGTCATTAATTGTGTTTCCCAAAGTATTTTGATGGGTGGaaaagtttctaatttttcacaagtttttaaaaattttctagaaaatctgCTTACTAAGTTGCCCTGTGTGtacaatttgcaaaaaatgcgaaTTCACGGGCCTCTActgaatttcagattaaatttgtatttgaagtttttttccagttcttgGTGGTCTGAACAATGGAGCATCCTCGAAGAATGTAGGTGGGAGAAGGCAGCCAACTGGTGGAGGAGGACTTGATGAAAATATTCCTGTAATTGAAATTCGAGGAGAAGGAGCTCCGATGAGCTCAGCTCAAATTAGACATTTAGAGGAGATGGATAATGGTGGTCCATTGGATATTAAGGTGAGTTTTATGTGTATAATTACGCTTACTTGGAGTTTCCTACTTATTGTAACTAGGTACTACCCGGGACACAACTTACccctttttccaaaaacatctGTGTTTCCATCACAtaactaaattaaaaaaaaataaatgtaaggTTTTGATACctgcaaatttgattttaatgatTCAAAATAACTGCATTTCCAGTGCGACTCAActtctttcaaaaacaacaGTCAAGTTTTCAGATCGAAAAAACGTTTGTGCCAGCCAAGTGCCCTCAACAAGCAAAACGACTGGACTTTGTAACTTTCCATTACAAGGTAACAAATGCACacttctgaaaacatttttgatttcaatttccaggTGTTCACAGAAGATAACAAAAAAGTATATCAAACATATGGAACTGGTCCAGTCACAATTCAACTTGGAACTGGAATGATTATGCCAGGACTTGATAAGGTGAgcattttaaatattctacCGTATTTCCTATATTAGT containing:
- the B0511.12 gene encoding Pecanex-like protein (Confirmed by transcript evidence), giving the protein MSVGTHIIEVIRQGIWASLTGGWYYEPGFSIFCNTMHLYVWFILIILPLILGFVASQGVSLVFAASYTGFIVFFFTVIKSVVAYLHMIFDTTDPVVVTRTINDSVDELYRESEQPPLDVEMIELRDMGYNLRGSERALDGRREPSVREEIAANMARARRHLEAERHADSARESQSTPIPQITSKFWDFVISNSSTTSVNATALAEVRKVLNTIEDESTETESEPTSSTRRQRSSPMKVVYEDEQPNIRSRSTSPPTIVTPKRKRSVPSNLRRQLENQESTGPSTSSERRSSDPTIRKKGKTDEQLDHYHEKIREKYRNIQKIQEGVEEEDEDEEDDDMPSTSSALPSSSRRQSRRRSSTGATNRKRKYTRRAGSPAVFAGNLMKKDSHESSRSMPSSVGWTPVVVSLGDVDRPTTSRYSADDADNGADIRGEITKFLEDLIDKHPETLDAIENVRMSRLGRGRPSSESHDSAPVELAPLPPSTSAGPSTSTAHQNSDRVAHGIFAVPHVLRSAARSNSFIDWHSHSQVVSSSQHHIAQGHEDTSQGAVHTFQDEDGNWWTYTFDENSGVGTAQPLGSGRAVLELIHREREKNPESARKLFPPAELEVLPESMYDSTEDEKGEKTSDEDDGKQPSTSAAAAASSVTVLPSTSNSQTQTVQLPLTRRERALSSSSNESSTYMPTLPSSVFHAPSGTGATRASSARGSQMVCFSSNGSRLRNTVRDGDDRSADSMWQMEQIMELIENTHSRRNFGPEMPSLPITNLDRRASSNVRKSYYYPMKMFPKAQKNFNLKVDRMSVDRLFDRNHTIWSLLFDIVLATIVALLAVLLIDARIFYDYSLVAFCFVVASAQFSLLKSVQPDASSPIHGFNWVASYNRPIYFCIMAMGLLYIHQVAGGKEIDENPEELAWNWNPFRLHMMTSSAILIAVRDLLSILILLLPVAFTLGWLPQFNTLAHHVAEQIEMHIFGGTASFSVFSACVQLIKSSVFYVALCVLCRVAYTFSPTSTQNPLFSTFVATSVAVSYLLSRMSSNQNLMVILFDIITSPFRKHLDSEQEDEDAANAPSISTARDEMPKMVRKTVGERARYDLIFSIFLVAFFFGLHSTSLFTATEPYFTRAISGVCVCLGVLNHYLYPQFRSHTPWRTVSSPLLKSAEHRQFESPDAAKLMYFEAIHLWMVAIERNIVYPLLIISMVTENNWAVPAPWIIIPLICLRLLRGGFSQPQLMYIPVAVACLAAAFDLKKVIDIEYNGKSLTSWNLLPIIMYICVSVFPKVVELYLKIAFILAYVAPWQISWGSAFHAFAQPFSVPHSALIAIQTVISSIISAPLNPFLGSSFFTSSYVRPVKFWEKDYNTKRTDASTMRLSSQIDRGPMLDDSNLNAVFYEHLTRSLQKSLAGDLAMGRWATSVQPGDCFVLASFYLNSLVHIIEVGNGFVTFQLRGLEFRGTYCHQREVEAITEDIRDGSGFCCCSPGSLPGFLSFNTAWNLRWLAWEVVSGKYIIDGYSISDNSAVNLLQVHELRRLLVTLYIKCIIYYTFTSTKFRQWLRDDTVQTAIRSVIENPRYTDVDSIFCSTNDEDYDTVESGISRSSFKSMYLPWIMYCIEKRGECVQEDKYDHEEAVTLCFLLSLVARRSLGTASFNRHSSAAESFLYGLHSLFKGDFRITCQRDEWVFTDMDMLRCVVSPAVKMALKLHQDHFAQFEEFDENDGLYTVIGEYQTKMFISHEQDPGWRQAILANTPSLLALRHIYDDGQDDYKIIMLNQMHLNMRVIKLNRECVRAFWAGQQQELIFLRNRNPERGSIQNARQVLRNMINSSADLPVGYPIYVSPLTTSHIESHSQIHKVFGPTFTFEGFRQLGQNVWNRLRNHFGPSGSTSAHQQQQQQQASQSIVPTPTPVPPVMQITIPSATPSGISSAPGGPNPSSGAPGGLRAHFHVGPVPSSGRSDGEKDTDEEQEMIVLTMTTPRQGRRLENSIVEMTKDGTARVSVLHPKTRPPLDDSIAAPVTLTTPPQTERERAIMNRPNFQTLLKSGQVINGNQEMGIGSWALIIDSEQIFKYLNEPLKSSGECLVVWPDELVQHMSGRGSWLFQPSRGMAGKIVYTWYPSHPLRNRRSHVGDHIHLISLPLMPNGLVPVAEKGLRLLAPHDINTLGLSGCTTQEQQEFQTRYIDVLILSKIVTGTVSARTSFPKKPPIPPPNIRDRERDRETGTSSSALPTTTASNPLETTGNSSTDSVPLETSELPALT